A DNA window from Armatimonadota bacterium contains the following coding sequences:
- a CDS encoding acetylxylan esterase, producing the protein MTEFQPYVPDDFDEFWAEILAEAHGVPLYFRRERAPEHDTSTHLVDRISFRGGQELMLEGWIAYPEGARRSPAFVWVPPYGRESLLPNEYGTREGLVSLSLNLHGLGAFHQEKYVVHRGYFGQGALEPGTWIFRTLIQHVLVALRILQAQSEADEDRIAVSGMSQGAGLSLWAGAFSPIVRCVCADMPFLGAMRFALSRNAYRYPLKELVDVMDDAPLGRERVMHTLSYYDTMNVATRVKVPALVSYGLKDPACRPEAVKAIFDAIPGDAKRLVEYPGGHDWDREMVGHNRAFMLENMG; encoded by the coding sequence GTGACTGAGTTTCAGCCTTACGTCCCAGACGATTTCGATGAGTTTTGGGCGGAGATTTTGGCGGAAGCCCACGGTGTTCCGCTCTATTTTCGGCGTGAACGTGCCCCAGAACACGACACGAGCACCCACCTTGTAGACCGGATCTCGTTTCGTGGCGGGCAAGAATTGATGCTCGAAGGTTGGATCGCCTATCCCGAAGGAGCTCGTCGGTCGCCCGCGTTTGTCTGGGTGCCTCCTTACGGCCGCGAGAGTCTTTTGCCGAACGAATACGGCACAAGGGAAGGCCTGGTTAGCCTGTCTTTGAACCTACACGGCCTGGGCGCATTTCACCAAGAAAAGTACGTCGTTCATCGCGGGTACTTCGGTCAAGGCGCGCTGGAACCAGGAACCTGGATTTTTAGAACCCTGATTCAACATGTTCTGGTCGCGCTCAGGATTTTGCAAGCCCAAAGCGAGGCTGACGAAGACCGAATTGCCGTGAGTGGGATGAGCCAGGGAGCCGGACTTTCGCTGTGGGCTGGGGCTTTCTCGCCGATCGTGCGCTGTGTTTGTGCGGACATGCCGTTCCTGGGTGCGATGCGATTTGCCCTGAGCCGAAATGCATACCGCTACCCACTGAAAGAGCTGGTGGATGTGATGGACGACGCGCCGCTTGGGCGGGAGCGGGTGATGCACACACTTTCTTATTACGACACGATGAATGTCGCAACCCGGGTGAAAGTCCCAGCGCTGGTGAGCTACGGGTTAAAGGATCCTGCTTGCCGTCCGGAAGCTGTGAAGGCGATCTTCGATGCTATTCCGGGCGATGCGAAAAGGCTTGTTGAATACCCCGGAGGGCACGATTGGGACCGAGAAATGGTGGGTCACAACCGTGCCTTTATGCTCGAGAATATGGGCTAG
- a CDS encoding NIL domain-containing protein, translating to MTTVDIQLTARGEQVTQPWLCRLCREFDVEVNLVKASIEPDFGWVHLQLTGPVEMIQRATAWLMTTGLHVDALQRSVGVPK from the coding sequence ATGACGACTGTTGATATTCAATTGACCGCTCGAGGCGAGCAAGTGACCCAACCCTGGCTTTGCCGGTTGTGCCGGGAGTTCGACGTTGAAGTGAATTTGGTGAAGGCCAGCATTGAGCCCGATTTTGGCTGGGTTCACCTGCAATTGACGGGTCCGGTCGAGATGATCCAGCGCGCAACCGCCTGGCTGATGACCACCGGCTTGCACGTCGACGCTCTTCAACGATCCGTTGGCGTTCCAAAGTAA
- a CDS encoding mannose-1-phosphate guanylyltransferase has translation MSFRRIAIIMAGGSGERFWPVSRREHPKQLLKLADPDKSLLQQTIDRISGLVRSEDIYIATAPHLAKPIKDAMPNLGEDQILAEPHKRNTGGCLVWVAANLLAKGADPDSTSMAILAADHRVTPDTEFCRTVDAALITAETSGGLVTVGIPPTRPETGYGYIEQSDSPPAMPREVPVFSVSRFREKPDIESAKQFVASGKFFWNSGTFYWTLRAFLTNLEKHSPELYAGIHSIADALHGGDIAAADQLFASLPNLSIDYALMEKAESVYVARATFEWDDVGAWDAVERAMPLDESKNVSIGENLLIDTSGSIVLNYSGKAVTCAVGLEDITIVVTDDAIMVCPKHKVQDVKKIVEKLKETRPNLT, from the coding sequence ATGAGCTTTAGGCGCATTGCCATCATCATGGCCGGTGGATCGGGCGAACGATTCTGGCCGGTTTCTCGGCGAGAACACCCGAAGCAACTTCTTAAACTGGCAGACCCAGACAAGTCATTGCTCCAACAAACCATCGACCGAATTTCCGGCTTAGTTCGTAGCGAAGACATTTACATCGCCACTGCCCCGCATCTCGCCAAGCCAATCAAGGACGCCATGCCGAATTTGGGAGAGGATCAGATCCTTGCTGAACCCCATAAGCGCAACACTGGCGGGTGCCTAGTCTGGGTTGCCGCGAACTTACTCGCCAAGGGTGCCGATCCAGATTCGACCAGCATGGCGATTCTGGCCGCTGATCACCGAGTGACTCCGGATACCGAGTTCTGCCGAACGGTAGACGCCGCTTTGATCACAGCGGAAACTTCTGGCGGACTGGTTACCGTGGGTATTCCCCCAACCCGCCCTGAAACGGGCTACGGCTACATCGAACAATCCGATTCTCCTCCAGCCATGCCGCGCGAGGTTCCCGTGTTCTCGGTTTCCAGATTTCGAGAAAAGCCGGATATCGAATCCGCAAAGCAGTTTGTCGCTTCCGGCAAGTTCTTCTGGAACAGCGGAACCTTCTATTGGACTCTGAGGGCCTTCCTCACCAACCTAGAGAAGCACTCACCGGAGCTTTACGCCGGAATACACAGCATCGCAGACGCCCTGCACGGTGGCGATATCGCAGCTGCAGACCAACTCTTCGCCAGCTTGCCCAACCTCAGCATCGACTACGCGCTGATGGAAAAGGCAGAAAGCGTCTACGTCGCTCGAGCAACGTTTGAATGGGATGACGTTGGAGCCTGGGATGCGGTCGAACGCGCGATGCCACTCGATGAATCCAAGAACGTTAGCATCGGTGAAAATCTACTGATCGACACGTCTGGGAGCATCGTTTTGAACTACTCCGGCAAGGCCGTGACCTGCGCTGTTGGCCTCGAAGATATCACGATAGTGGTCACCGATGACGCGATAATGGTGTGCCCAAAACACAAAGTTCAAGACGTCAAAAAGATCGTCGAAAAGCTTAAAGAAACCCGTCCTAATCTCACTTAA
- a CDS encoding carboxypeptidase regulatory-like domain-containing protein, giving the protein MKLFSIFRSGGLMALLVFVGLICTFLAYGVTTEIPTGGVIGTVTMKENGKVLPNVGVILRPVVKDPEQEAQSKVHFMRTDATGKFAFRNVPAGVYSVEVSATAHTLDEKKIVVNEGKTQTLNLALDPIEPYLTIYTSQKVFTPKEDPNIQIHGFVKEKSLKVKLYSVPIETILKTRNWYELFRPYNNVNSFAELEKNLPNAKAVQEFDWKIEPNDAEGTFKKTLATPKLAPGIYWMRLESGKAQRSTFLMVSEIGMVAKVAKGKLDAFVSNIVTGEPIPGAKLTYSFGESATEIATSDSTGQAKADVKIPGVEQSIDSAVIAEYKGSHAIITFSDYGYRPDGAKILIYTDRPVYRPGDEVQFKAIVREPNGYRYKLPAATNAQVRVLDYTDRVLEEFTAPINNFGTLNGKFNLPKYSTQSVTIEVTIGDAAERQWVNIQSYRKPEFKITVEPKKGYFIRGDVAQFTVKCEYFFGGPVVGAKIDATFFKSPLWSWVDPDTGEEESSGGYGEDYLGDQSTVTDQNGEATVTFNTADIKFSQWDDIDQELSVQISGSEGDDRYFDGQGSVKLVRGDYNLVIDQESYVVRPGEDANFEVTLSSNDPKSTESWAGKQIEVESGFEIWNGKDSSFHPESKQVVTVDKDGKAKFTFKPGGTGDYRVKARISDSRGNLIQSSAWVWCWAQGQSWESPSSNLTLLLDKKTYKPGDDAKVLVRSGQKSGSVWVTVETDRVTLTKVVKLSEGIGEFTFPVTDDLKPNAFVTVSSIYEKKFTDARRKLKIDRSDESINIAIKPSKAKLQPGETVKYDLTTTDINGNPVSADLSLSIVDEAIYAIASDTLNLMDEFYPERYSQVGTYNSFPEVYLDGGDKAESKMSGEARIRTDFRDTAGWFASIQTDSSGRATVDLKLPDNLTSWRATAVGLTSDTKVGKSAFNVTVAKDLMVRFSAPQYFTQGDKAIVTANVNSSTDAAQDVEVKLQAEGCNVIGESTKKVTVSPNGSQQVQFEIECKQFGSASFLVQAKSAQHQDGLRVSVPIKVHGRVKPMALVGKATSDTSLEISRGDLAEGNFSIRISPSYRSLLDASITRLMDYPFGCAEQTLNKFLGPAEYMQTMQTLGTPLSSEMRENIAQSTEKGLQRLYTMQSSYGGWAWYQNGEPDKHITAIVLEGLGRMRQLGFAVDGVILDNGRAWAVRTLSAKPAKNEYMIDRYMLAAAVLTLGPDATAEASLPARWKPEHPTYLVAAALRGYVAIGNTAKATAASEELWRRAQVRETVIRWPSTLGSYDSASTILALLQYGVSAEQFEKMMQGLSETQYGGMWSSTLDSGLAVRAMCASLAKFPEQPITEPVEVLVNGKSRGTLKPGDSVFAYTNEMDELKPGKNTVELKVASGVVRYAITWSDTKFENKLEAIPAQGITVNRTFHALTTERSNDGSLSLVPTKSPSTQFTPGQPVRCIAKVNSKKALSYAMVLIPLPAGLKSAERLDIEDWTYWFDMVDVFDDRIAIYVRDIPKGETTFDFNLRAETQGSTKCLPAQVFEMYSPEMSASSSGATIEVRK; this is encoded by the coding sequence ATGAAACTCTTTTCCATTTTTCGATCCGGCGGCCTGATGGCCTTGCTGGTGTTTGTTGGCCTCATCTGCACCTTTTTGGCTTATGGCGTGACCACTGAAATCCCCACTGGTGGGGTCATTGGCACCGTCACCATGAAGGAAAATGGCAAAGTGCTGCCCAATGTCGGGGTGATCTTGCGTCCGGTGGTGAAGGATCCAGAGCAGGAAGCGCAATCGAAGGTTCACTTCATGCGGACCGACGCCACTGGCAAATTCGCATTTCGCAACGTTCCAGCTGGGGTCTACAGCGTCGAAGTCTCAGCCACTGCCCACACGTTGGATGAAAAGAAGATCGTCGTCAATGAAGGCAAGACCCAAACACTTAACCTCGCCCTAGATCCGATCGAACCGTATCTCACGATTTACACGAGTCAAAAGGTCTTCACTCCAAAAGAGGACCCCAACATCCAGATTCACGGATTTGTTAAGGAAAAGAGTCTTAAAGTTAAGCTTTACTCCGTGCCAATCGAGACAATTCTCAAGACTCGCAACTGGTACGAACTGTTCCGCCCTTACAACAACGTTAACTCCTTTGCCGAACTCGAAAAGAACCTGCCGAACGCAAAGGCTGTACAAGAATTCGATTGGAAAATTGAACCAAACGATGCTGAAGGCACTTTCAAGAAGACTCTCGCCACTCCGAAGCTCGCTCCTGGCATCTACTGGATGCGGCTCGAATCGGGCAAGGCGCAGCGAAGCACCTTCTTGATGGTCAGCGAGATCGGCATGGTCGCAAAGGTGGCCAAGGGCAAGCTCGATGCGTTTGTTTCGAACATCGTCACTGGCGAACCGATTCCAGGTGCCAAGCTGACTTACTCCTTCGGAGAATCAGCAACCGAGATCGCAACATCGGATTCAACCGGCCAAGCAAAAGCCGACGTCAAGATTCCGGGAGTTGAGCAAAGCATTGATAGCGCGGTGATCGCCGAGTACAAAGGCAGCCACGCGATCATCACCTTCAGCGATTACGGCTACCGGCCGGATGGCGCGAAGATTCTCATTTACACCGATCGACCGGTTTATCGCCCAGGCGATGAAGTGCAATTCAAAGCCATCGTCCGAGAACCAAATGGCTATCGCTACAAACTTCCTGCCGCGACCAACGCTCAGGTTAGGGTGCTGGATTACACCGACCGAGTACTGGAAGAATTCACCGCGCCGATCAACAACTTCGGAACTCTCAATGGCAAGTTCAACCTGCCCAAGTACAGCACACAAAGCGTCACCATCGAAGTGACCATCGGCGATGCGGCCGAGCGGCAATGGGTCAACATTCAGAGCTACCGAAAGCCAGAATTCAAGATCACCGTTGAACCCAAGAAGGGCTACTTCATTCGTGGCGATGTGGCCCAATTCACCGTCAAATGCGAGTATTTCTTCGGCGGCCCGGTGGTCGGCGCGAAGATCGATGCGACGTTCTTCAAATCGCCGCTTTGGAGTTGGGTCGATCCTGACACTGGCGAAGAAGAATCTAGCGGAGGCTACGGCGAGGACTATCTAGGCGATCAATCCACAGTCACCGACCAGAACGGTGAAGCTACCGTGACCTTCAATACTGCTGATATCAAATTCAGTCAGTGGGATGACATCGACCAAGAACTCTCCGTCCAGATTTCTGGCTCAGAAGGCGATGATCGCTATTTCGATGGTCAAGGAAGCGTCAAGCTAGTTCGCGGCGATTACAACCTCGTCATCGATCAAGAAAGCTATGTCGTCCGGCCAGGCGAGGATGCCAATTTTGAGGTCACGCTGAGTTCAAATGACCCCAAGAGCACCGAGTCTTGGGCTGGAAAGCAGATCGAAGTCGAGTCCGGATTCGAAATTTGGAACGGCAAGGATTCTAGCTTCCACCCGGAATCGAAGCAAGTCGTCACTGTCGACAAAGACGGCAAGGCGAAGTTCACCTTCAAACCTGGTGGAACTGGCGACTACCGAGTCAAAGCACGAATCTCGGATTCCCGAGGCAACCTGATCCAAAGCAGTGCGTGGGTTTGGTGCTGGGCTCAGGGCCAATCGTGGGAATCCCCGAGTTCCAACCTCACCTTGTTGCTAGACAAGAAGACTTACAAGCCAGGCGACGACGCCAAAGTCCTCGTCAGGAGTGGTCAAAAGTCTGGCTCGGTTTGGGTCACCGTCGAAACGGACCGGGTCACGCTCACCAAGGTGGTCAAACTCAGCGAAGGCATCGGCGAGTTCACCTTCCCCGTCACCGACGATCTGAAGCCGAACGCGTTCGTAACAGTCTCGTCGATCTACGAGAAGAAGTTCACCGACGCGCGCCGAAAGTTGAAGATCGACCGTTCCGACGAATCGATCAACATCGCCATCAAGCCGAGTAAGGCGAAACTCCAACCTGGCGAGACGGTCAAATACGACCTCACCACCACAGACATCAACGGCAATCCCGTTTCTGCAGACCTGTCCCTGAGCATTGTGGACGAAGCGATCTACGCCATCGCAAGCGACACGTTGAACCTGATGGACGAGTTCTATCCAGAGCGATACAGCCAGGTCGGCACCTACAACTCCTTCCCCGAGGTGTATCTCGACGGTGGAGACAAGGCAGAGTCAAAAATGTCTGGAGAGGCAAGAATTCGGACAGATTTCCGCGATACCGCTGGATGGTTTGCTTCGATTCAAACCGACAGCAGTGGCAGGGCCACCGTTGATCTCAAACTGCCGGACAACCTCACTTCTTGGAGGGCTACTGCTGTAGGACTGACCTCGGACACCAAGGTGGGCAAATCAGCCTTCAACGTCACGGTCGCGAAGGACCTGATGGTTCGGTTCAGCGCGCCGCAGTATTTCACTCAAGGCGACAAGGCCATCGTCACGGCGAACGTGAACAGCAGCACCGATGCGGCCCAAGACGTTGAAGTCAAGCTACAAGCGGAAGGCTGCAACGTTATTGGCGAATCAACAAAGAAGGTCACCGTTTCACCAAACGGTAGCCAGCAAGTTCAATTCGAAATCGAGTGCAAGCAGTTTGGATCGGCATCATTTTTGGTTCAGGCCAAGAGTGCCCAACATCAAGATGGACTTCGTGTCAGCGTCCCGATCAAGGTTCACGGCCGAGTCAAACCAATGGCTCTAGTCGGTAAGGCAACTTCCGATACATCGCTTGAAATCAGTCGAGGAGATCTTGCGGAAGGAAACTTCTCCATTCGAATCAGCCCCAGCTACCGCAGCTTGCTCGATGCTTCGATCACGCGGTTGATGGACTATCCGTTCGGATGCGCAGAGCAGACTCTCAACAAGTTCCTCGGCCCCGCCGAGTACATGCAGACGATGCAGACCCTCGGCACACCGCTCTCCAGCGAGATGCGCGAGAATATCGCTCAATCCACGGAGAAAGGACTCCAGCGGCTGTACACGATGCAGTCCTCTTACGGCGGATGGGCGTGGTACCAAAATGGCGAACCCGATAAGCACATCACGGCAATCGTGCTCGAAGGTTTGGGCCGGATGCGTCAACTCGGATTCGCTGTCGATGGAGTGATCCTGGACAACGGTCGTGCTTGGGCGGTTCGAACTTTGAGCGCGAAGCCTGCCAAGAACGAATACATGATCGACCGCTACATGTTGGCGGCGGCAGTATTGACTCTCGGCCCGGATGCCACTGCTGAGGCTAGCTTGCCAGCTCGCTGGAAGCCCGAGCACCCAACTTACTTGGTTGCAGCTGCTCTCCGAGGCTATGTGGCGATCGGCAACACGGCTAAGGCAACCGCCGCTTCCGAAGAGCTTTGGCGACGCGCCCAGGTTCGCGAAACCGTCATTCGGTGGCCGTCCACTTTGGGTTCTTACGATTCCGCCAGCACGATTCTCGCTCTGTTGCAATATGGCGTCAGCGCCGAGCAGTTCGAGAAAATGATGCAAGGTCTATCGGAAACTCAATACGGCGGAATGTGGTCGAGCACTCTCGATTCAGGTCTTGCCGTTCGAGCGATGTGCGCATCGCTCGCCAAGTTCCCCGAGCAGCCAATCACTGAACCCGTCGAAGTGTTGGTCAACGGAAAATCGCGTGGCACTCTAAAACCGGGCGATTCAGTCTTCGCTTACACCAATGAAATGGATGAGTTGAAGCCTGGCAAGAACACGGTCGAACTTAAAGTAGCGTCCGGTGTCGTTCGATATGCAATCACTTGGTCGGATACCAAGTTCGAAAACAAACTTGAGGCAATTCCGGCTCAAGGCATCACAGTCAATCGAACGTTCCACGCGCTCACGACTGAGCGGTCAAATGATGGAAGCCTCAGCCTGGTGCCTACCAAGTCGCCAAGCACCCAGTTCACTCCTGGCCAGCCCGTCCGCTGCATCGCCAAGGTGAACAGCAAGAAGGCGTTGTCCTACGCAATGGTGCTGATCCCGCTTCCGGCAGGATTGAAGTCAGCAGAGCGCCTCGACATCGAAGACTGGACTTATTGGTTCGATATGGTAGATGTGTTCGATGACCGAATCGCGATCTATGTTCGCGATATTCCAAAGGGCGAAACAACCTTCGACTTCAACTTGCGTGCTGAAACACAAGGCTCGACCAAGTGTCTCCCTGCGCAAGTGTTCGAAATGTACTCGCCAGAAATGTCAGCCAGTTCATCCGGAGCCACTATCGAGGTTCGGAAGTGA
- a CDS encoding VanW family protein translates to MKLALTGLLTTVGLGGAIAVLQTPGETDLGAYSTTLKGRNSNQRQNAIRALEELNGKVIAPGAEFSFNQTVKGWTRDVGYKLAPVSYNGQLVDSWGGGVCQTSTTLYNAALLAGLEVTERNRHRFMPSYVPPGRDAAVAFENIDLRFRNTYPFPIRILGSVQGERLIIKLSGSGKAVTPLSVSNEVRDIREKSTHVYRGTKDRIRNSGKTGFEVWVYRNWADRRELISTDDYPAMDAVIEKSR, encoded by the coding sequence GTGAAGCTGGCTCTGACTGGGTTGTTGACGACAGTGGGTCTGGGCGGCGCGATAGCGGTGCTCCAGACCCCAGGGGAAACGGACCTCGGCGCGTACTCCACTACACTCAAGGGTCGAAACAGCAATCAGCGCCAGAACGCAATTCGGGCTCTCGAAGAGCTGAATGGTAAGGTCATCGCTCCGGGCGCGGAGTTTAGCTTCAACCAAACCGTTAAGGGCTGGACTCGCGACGTCGGCTACAAGCTCGCTCCCGTAAGCTACAACGGTCAGTTAGTGGATAGCTGGGGCGGTGGGGTCTGCCAGACGAGCACGACGCTTTACAATGCTGCGCTTCTCGCTGGATTGGAAGTGACCGAGCGCAATCGTCACCGGTTCATGCCAAGCTACGTGCCGCCAGGGCGAGACGCCGCCGTCGCCTTTGAGAACATCGATCTACGATTCCGAAACACGTATCCTTTTCCGATTCGGATTCTCGGATCAGTTCAAGGTGAACGCCTCATCATCAAACTCTCTGGCTCGGGCAAGGCGGTCACTCCACTCAGCGTGTCCAACGAAGTCCGAGACATTCGAGAGAAGTCCACACACGTTTATCGCGGGACGAAAGACCGAATTCGAAACTCCGGCAAGACAGGCTTTGAAGTGTGGGTTTATCGCAACTGGGCAGATCGGCGAGAGCTGATCAGCACCGATGATTACCCTGCGATGGATGCGGTGATAGAAAAGTCCCGGTAA
- a CDS encoding right-handed parallel beta-helix repeat-containing protein yields the protein MSFAQTPGATVQAGIDAAIAAGQTTYRLPAGQISLTESIVIPAGTKNLTILGASGTRLVRTNTADYPLIRIGDGSPYGYDNSSFSRYSSFAANPAAEGDTTITTTGIPPTQTGWYAIIGTHSLNDIVTHSNGVQTYWFKRELIRVTGINGNVLTIDQPLGRDFGNPELRLVSPDGAIPSNRFVAENITLRDFSIAGRSTVNNGMVQKAVVACMVQNLTLDDLTITGFVNTAVSVQFGKGITATKLRISDGNLSSLGYGLEFMGTRMVTVRNCTFSTIRCGTIFQSGNMDALIEDVVATSNVVTGLDGGHGTGDKRITFRRCLATNFNVANPSYRRGTSDVTIEDCTALDGFSIYGGAKNVVIRGMYPGQTMTGTVIRMFTDSGGSGVPQGLSYVESLTLENGATVRGVLDGVNTQLLSITNTPPALGTLTIRNWSFKNTVSNTGAALFLNSTSIPSNVIVENSRLENTYLYSAPILINSTTGAGRFNLVLKNNRFVTTGRHALMIMNAANVAVADENGNTYNGAQLQNTQVYGAFQVGMRP from the coding sequence ATGAGTTTTGCGCAAACTCCTGGTGCGACCGTACAGGCAGGGATCGATGCGGCCATTGCGGCGGGTCAAACCACTTACCGACTGCCCGCAGGTCAAATCAGCCTCACTGAGAGTATCGTGATTCCGGCTGGTACCAAGAATCTGACCATCTTGGGCGCCTCTGGCACTCGGCTCGTCCGAACCAATACGGCCGATTATCCACTGATCCGAATCGGAGACGGATCGCCATATGGCTACGATAACAGTTCATTCTCCAGGTACTCGAGCTTCGCGGCAAACCCAGCCGCTGAGGGTGACACGACGATCACCACGACTGGCATTCCTCCGACTCAAACGGGTTGGTACGCGATCATCGGAACCCACTCTTTGAACGATATCGTGACCCACTCCAATGGCGTTCAGACCTATTGGTTCAAGCGCGAGCTTATTCGGGTCACTGGAATCAATGGCAATGTCCTGACCATCGATCAGCCTTTAGGTCGGGATTTTGGCAATCCAGAATTGAGACTCGTGAGCCCAGATGGGGCCATTCCGTCGAATCGGTTCGTGGCCGAAAACATCACCCTTCGGGACTTCTCAATCGCTGGTCGATCAACGGTCAACAATGGGATGGTGCAAAAGGCTGTGGTCGCTTGCATGGTCCAGAACTTGACTCTTGATGATCTCACCATCACCGGTTTCGTCAATACTGCGGTCAGCGTTCAGTTCGGCAAGGGCATCACGGCTACGAAGCTTCGAATCTCGGACGGCAATCTCAGCTCTCTCGGCTACGGGCTTGAATTCATGGGCACCCGAATGGTCACGGTGCGCAACTGCACTTTCAGCACGATTCGATGCGGCACGATTTTCCAAAGCGGCAATATGGACGCTTTGATCGAAGATGTTGTCGCAACAAGCAACGTCGTTACTGGCCTCGACGGCGGTCACGGAACGGGTGACAAGCGCATCACTTTCCGGCGATGCCTCGCAACCAACTTCAATGTCGCGAATCCTTCTTATCGACGAGGCACTTCAGACGTCACCATCGAAGACTGCACCGCTCTGGACGGCTTCAGCATTTATGGCGGCGCCAAGAATGTCGTGATCCGCGGCATGTATCCGGGCCAGACCATGACTGGAACTGTGATCCGCATGTTCACCGACTCTGGCGGCTCCGGCGTTCCACAGGGCCTTAGCTATGTCGAGTCACTCACACTGGAGAACGGTGCCACCGTACGAGGAGTTCTGGATGGCGTAAACACCCAGCTGCTGTCGATCACCAACACACCACCCGCGCTCGGCACGCTGACCATTCGAAATTGGTCGTTCAAGAATACGGTTTCCAATACTGGTGCAGCACTATTTTTGAACAGCACCAGCATCCCTTCAAATGTGATCGTCGAGAACAGCCGGCTTGAGAACACCTACCTTTATAGTGCACCGATCCTAATCAACAGTACGACTGGAGCAGGGCGATTCAACCTGGTTCTCAAGAATAATCGCTTCGTCACCACCGGGAGACATGCTCTGATGATCATGAATGCGGCTAACGTTGCAGTTGCTGACGAAAATGGCAACACCTATAATGGTGCACAGCTTCAGAACACTCAGGTCTATGGTGCATTTCAGGTCGGAATGCGCCCCTGA